The Candidatus Zixiibacteriota bacterium nucleotide sequence CCGAAAGCGTTATTTTCAATATAGCGGTCAAGTCCCTGGTCGGGCAAAGCCTCCTGGGTTGCCTGAGCCGAAACCGGTCGCAGGGAGGCATAGACAAAATAGGCGGCCGCGGCGGCAGCGACAATACCCAATGTGATTAAGATTTTCTTGGTCATTCCTGTCTCATTGAGCCCTTTTCTTTTCCGCCCTTTCAATTATCACAGGAAGAATCCGCCCGATTTCTTCACCTATCTCAATAAAGGTCTGATTGTACATATCCAGCGACCCGCCTATCGGGTCGGCGATTCCTTCGCCGTCGCATCCGGCATCCGGGAAATTCCTCAGAAGGAACGTGCGCGAGCGGGCTTCGGGCGAAAGGCGCACCACTTCATAACAGTGCGCCGGTGTCATGGCGAGTATCAAATCAGTCTGTTCAATCAACTCTGCGGTCAAAGGACGGGACTTATGTCCGCTGATATCGGCCTCCCATATCCGGCAGGCTTCAATGGCGTAAATGGTCGGAGGGAAACCGGAGGCCGCGGCCGTTCCGGCGGAATAGACATCGATCCAATCAATTCCGCGGTTTTGAAGGAGTTTGCGCAGTCCCCCCTCCGCCATCGGGGAACGACAGGTAT carries:
- a CDS encoding low molecular weight protein arginine phosphatase, which produces MSEERFRVMFVCTGNTCRSPMAEGGLRKLLQNRGIDWIDVYSAGTAAASGFPPTIYAIEACRIWEADISGHKSRPLTAELIEQTDLILAMTPAHCYEVVRLSPEARSRTFLLRNFPDAGCDGEGIADPIGGSLDMYNQTFIEIGEEIGRILPVIIERAEKKRAQ